The Sphingobium sp. JS3065 genome includes a region encoding these proteins:
- a CDS encoding cation-translocating P-type ATPase, with amino-acid sequence MALEAVRSSSTVGLTSAIAARLLVEAGPNELGVKSARPAWRLLLAQFNSPVIWLLLVACVVSALVGEIIDAAAIGTIVIVNGLVGFFQEYRAEKAVLALRAMTAPRARVIRDGRTQVIAAAAVVPGDLLALEAGDVVAADARLLEANVLTAMEAALTGESTPVTKTAKPGDPAAPLAQRSDHVFAGTHIGTGTGLAEIIATGMRTELGRIAEMLTAATDEATPLQARLAVLSRRLMLICLGIVVAVTILGWRQGLTGLDLLLPAISLAVAAVPEGLPAIVTIALAVGMQRMAARHALLRRLTAVETLGCATVICTDKTGTLTTGVMAVREIWGQDHQRVLDTAAACSDAELSADEQGGVGDPTEVAIIVAAAQRDIRRDAIEAERPRVSVYPFDADRKCMSIYRTDGLLYAKGAVEAISARSTTIPDGTEEAASDMAARGLRVLAIAMGRADSEADLELVGLLGIADPPRTEAIDAIALAQAAGIRTVMITGDHKLTAHAIAQEMGILKPGQSADDIVHARATPEDKLRIVREWKSRGEIVAMTGDGVNDAPALREAHIGIAMGQTGTEVTRGAADIVLADDNYATIVAAVEEGRGIFENIRKSTAYLVAGNMAELAVVFVGAALGFPTILLPIHLLWINLVTDGLPALALVTDRGNSSLMTRPPRSASEQILGRPEWRRILLAAAIQTVCVMGVFLWARDARNLEEARNLAFSVLVFGELLRAFSARDPDRPFWEVGLFSNMKLVLIVVVSLLAQLAIHHMPTTQEVFRIGPLSLADCALSLGVGAVPLLILELEKLARRRANAR; translated from the coding sequence ATGGCCCTGGAAGCGGTTCGATCGTCATCAACTGTCGGCCTGACGAGTGCAATTGCGGCCCGCCTTCTCGTGGAGGCGGGACCAAACGAATTGGGAGTGAAGTCGGCACGGCCAGCATGGCGCCTTCTCCTCGCCCAGTTCAACAGTCCCGTCATTTGGTTGCTGTTGGTGGCCTGTGTCGTCTCCGCGTTGGTCGGCGAAATCATTGATGCTGCCGCAATCGGGACGATTGTAATTGTCAATGGACTGGTAGGCTTCTTTCAGGAGTACCGAGCGGAAAAAGCCGTCCTCGCGCTGAGGGCGATGACCGCTCCGCGCGCGCGCGTCATCCGCGATGGCCGGACGCAGGTGATTGCCGCTGCTGCTGTCGTGCCCGGCGATCTGTTGGCACTTGAGGCAGGAGACGTTGTCGCCGCCGATGCCCGGCTGTTGGAGGCAAATGTCCTGACGGCTATGGAGGCCGCGCTTACCGGAGAGAGCACACCGGTAACCAAGACTGCGAAGCCGGGAGATCCGGCTGCCCCCCTGGCCCAGCGCAGTGACCATGTATTTGCCGGAACGCATATCGGAACGGGGACAGGTCTGGCAGAGATCATTGCCACCGGGATGCGGACGGAGCTCGGTCGCATTGCCGAAATGCTGACTGCGGCAACCGACGAGGCCACACCGCTCCAGGCACGCCTCGCGGTGCTTAGCCGTCGGCTGATGCTCATCTGTCTGGGAATCGTCGTTGCCGTAACCATACTCGGCTGGCGCCAAGGCCTGACCGGCCTCGATCTGCTTTTGCCCGCCATCTCCCTCGCGGTTGCGGCAGTGCCTGAAGGCCTGCCAGCCATCGTTACCATAGCCCTTGCGGTCGGCATGCAAAGGATGGCCGCGCGCCACGCACTCCTGCGGCGGCTCACAGCTGTCGAAACACTTGGTTGCGCAACGGTCATCTGCACGGACAAGACAGGAACATTGACGACGGGAGTTATGGCCGTCCGCGAAATCTGGGGCCAGGATCACCAGCGTGTGCTCGACACGGCGGCGGCCTGTTCGGACGCAGAGCTGTCAGCCGACGAACAAGGCGGCGTTGGCGACCCGACCGAGGTTGCCATCATTGTGGCCGCAGCGCAGCGCGATATCCGGCGAGATGCGATCGAAGCGGAACGCCCGCGTGTGTCGGTGTACCCGTTCGATGCAGACCGCAAATGCATGTCCATCTACCGCACGGACGGCCTTCTCTATGCAAAGGGCGCCGTCGAGGCGATCTCTGCACGATCGACGACTATTCCCGATGGCACCGAGGAGGCCGCCAGCGACATGGCCGCCCGCGGATTGAGGGTTCTGGCTATCGCCATGGGTCGCGCCGACAGTGAAGCAGATCTCGAGTTGGTCGGCCTGCTCGGCATTGCGGATCCTCCTCGAACAGAAGCGATCGATGCAATCGCGCTGGCGCAGGCAGCTGGTATCCGCACGGTGATGATCACAGGCGATCACAAGCTGACAGCCCATGCAATTGCCCAGGAAATGGGCATCCTGAAACCGGGGCAAAGTGCGGACGATATAGTGCACGCTCGCGCGACCCCGGAAGACAAGCTGCGAATAGTAAGAGAATGGAAGTCCCGCGGCGAGATCGTCGCCATGACCGGTGACGGCGTCAATGACGCACCGGCCTTGCGGGAAGCCCATATCGGCATCGCAATGGGCCAGACTGGAACGGAGGTCACGCGCGGTGCGGCAGACATCGTGTTGGCCGACGACAATTACGCGACGATTGTAGCGGCGGTTGAAGAAGGTCGAGGGATCTTCGAAAACATCCGCAAGTCCACGGCTTACCTAGTCGCAGGCAACATGGCCGAACTGGCGGTTGTGTTTGTCGGTGCTGCTTTGGGTTTTCCGACCATCCTGCTGCCGATTCACCTGCTTTGGATCAATCTGGTGACCGATGGACTTCCCGCTCTTGCACTGGTGACGGACCGCGGAAATTCCAGCTTGATGACCCGTCCGCCCCGGTCGGCAAGCGAGCAGATACTGGGTCGTCCCGAATGGCGCCGTATCCTTCTGGCAGCCGCAATACAGACGGTCTGTGTAATGGGGGTGTTCCTGTGGGCACGCGATGCCCGAAACCTCGAAGAAGCACGCAATCTTGCCTTCTCCGTGCTCGTTTTTGGCGAATTGCTGCGCGCCTTTTCTGCTCGGGACCCGGACCGGCCTTTCTGGGAAGTGGGGTTGTTCAGCAACATGAAGCTGGTGCTGATTGTCGTGGTGTCGCTGCTGGCTCAACTTGCCATCCACCATATGCCCACGACCCAGGAAGTTTTCCGGATCGGCCCGCTCTCACTGGCAGACTGCGCGCTGTCGCTCGGCGTTGGCGCGGTACCGTTGCTCATTCTGGAGTTGGAGAAGCTGGCAAGACGCCGGGCCAATGCAAGATAA
- a CDS encoding efflux RND transporter permease subunit: MIEHIIEWCAKRRWVVLAIALVLSAWAVDSMRKTPLDALPDLSDPQVIVFTDWMGRSPNLVEDQITYPLVRALQSTPGVRTVRGYSMFGMSFVYAIFGDDTDIYWARTRVFEQIGRVQQQLPAGVVPTLGPDASGVGWIYQYVLEDTSGRLNAAELRALQDFTVRPALQGVKGVAEVASMGGFERQYQILLNPNKLAAFGITPADVSRAVRDANSEVGARVLEMSGREYVLRGRGYAKTLQDLEQSVVTVADGGTPIRVRDVASVQFGPEIRRGTADLDGKGEAVGGIVVMRLGSNAQEVIEALKGQIGQLALPPGVRIKTTHDRSELITGSIETLTDTLMIEGAIIAIICLIFLMHGGSALVALIILPMSVLLSFIGMRYLGISANIMSLGGIAIAVGELSDAAIVMIENAHKRLAENAKPEERIRVIVDSAKEVGKPIFYSLLLITVSFLPIFTLTGQAGKLFMPLAYTKTLAMFFAAILSITLAPPLMIWLLRGRFRTETENPLNRILGSFYRPIARFIIQWRLAVVGVAALVMAATVPVFMRLGSEFMPPLDEGSLLVMPTTFPGISIEEARRALNTQHRIIMTFGEVKMVHGKAGRAETATDPAQLDMSESVITLKPHDDWPTIPVTRWYSDTAPSWVQGGLRTIWPDRRQRTVSELSRDLDAALRMPGYQMAIAPPIRTRIDMLTTGVRTPVGVKVFGPDLAGIERLSVALEGALRTVPGTRSTFAERQSGREYIDIEPRRDAIARYGLTVRDVQDLVEAAIGGMPVSTVIDGRARYSVNVRYAADFRADPQALNELLVPIPAPKTLSFTEGRTAGGGSSPAGQSQVQSGAGMDAMGGGMGSGASGGSGTNKNAGPMNGAGRTGAEWSNGQQAGSVVPLAALADVKVVTGPPMIKNENGILVGYVFADIDTSQRDLGGWVDDAKSVVADRIEVPPGYRLQWTGQYEFMAELTSRLRTVVPLTVVLVGILLYLSMGGWQQTLLVMLSLPFAIAGSIWLLALLDYNLSTAVWVGLIAVGGVAAQTGTVVVVYLDQAYAEAVKQDRLRTGDDIDAAVMEGASRCLRPMLMTVATTVFGLMPLLWESGVGADLSARTAAPVVGGLWFCMFLTLLVIPAAYALWRHSQLKASGTVRSDA, from the coding sequence ATGATCGAGCACATCATCGAATGGTGCGCCAAGCGGCGGTGGGTGGTGTTGGCGATCGCGCTCGTCCTATCGGCCTGGGCGGTCGACTCAATGCGCAAGACGCCTCTGGATGCACTTCCGGACCTTTCCGATCCGCAAGTGATCGTATTTACCGACTGGATGGGTCGCAGTCCCAACCTGGTAGAAGACCAGATTACCTATCCGCTGGTGCGAGCCCTGCAAAGTACACCCGGTGTCCGCACTGTTCGCGGATATTCGATGTTCGGGATGAGCTTTGTCTACGCAATCTTCGGTGACGACACAGACATCTACTGGGCCCGCACCCGAGTGTTCGAGCAGATTGGTCGTGTGCAGCAGCAACTGCCTGCGGGCGTAGTCCCGACGCTCGGTCCCGATGCAAGCGGCGTGGGCTGGATATATCAATATGTTCTCGAGGACACCTCAGGACGCTTGAATGCCGCTGAGTTGCGGGCGCTGCAGGACTTCACAGTGCGCCCAGCGCTCCAAGGTGTGAAAGGCGTCGCGGAAGTCGCCTCAATGGGGGGCTTCGAGCGGCAATACCAGATTTTGCTGAACCCAAACAAACTTGCGGCCTTCGGCATCACCCCAGCGGACGTTTCGCGCGCCGTGCGCGACGCAAACTCCGAAGTCGGTGCCCGCGTCCTCGAAATGAGCGGACGGGAGTATGTCCTGCGCGGACGCGGTTATGCCAAGACCCTGCAGGATCTCGAGCAAAGCGTCGTTACTGTTGCCGATGGTGGCACACCGATCCGCGTGCGCGACGTCGCCAGCGTGCAATTCGGTCCGGAGATTCGCCGCGGGACTGCAGACCTTGATGGCAAGGGTGAAGCCGTCGGCGGCATTGTGGTGATGCGATTGGGCTCAAACGCCCAGGAAGTGATCGAGGCGCTCAAAGGTCAGATTGGCCAGCTTGCATTGCCACCCGGAGTGCGCATCAAAACGACGCATGACCGTTCGGAACTAATTACCGGATCCATCGAGACATTGACGGATACGCTGATGATCGAAGGGGCTATCATTGCGATCATCTGCCTCATCTTCCTGATGCACGGCGGATCGGCGCTGGTTGCCCTCATCATCCTTCCGATGTCTGTGCTCCTGTCATTCATTGGCATGCGCTATCTTGGCATTTCAGCCAATATCATGTCCCTTGGCGGAATTGCGATTGCGGTCGGTGAATTGAGTGACGCCGCGATCGTGATGATCGAAAATGCGCACAAGCGACTGGCCGAGAATGCAAAACCGGAGGAACGCATTCGTGTCATCGTCGATTCCGCAAAAGAAGTCGGCAAACCGATCTTCTATTCCCTCCTCCTCATAACAGTCAGCTTTCTACCGATCTTCACGCTGACCGGGCAGGCCGGAAAGCTCTTCATGCCGCTGGCCTATACGAAGACGCTGGCCATGTTCTTTGCAGCAATCCTCTCGATCACGCTCGCACCGCCGCTGATGATCTGGCTACTGCGTGGCAGGTTCCGCACTGAAACAGAGAACCCGCTCAACCGCATACTCGGCAGTTTCTATCGCCCCATCGCACGATTCATCATCCAATGGCGCCTCGCCGTGGTCGGCGTCGCGGCACTCGTGATGGCCGCAACTGTGCCTGTTTTCATGCGTCTCGGCTCTGAATTCATGCCCCCGCTGGACGAGGGATCGTTGCTGGTGATGCCCACGACCTTCCCCGGCATCTCAATAGAAGAAGCCCGGCGCGCGCTGAACACGCAGCATCGGATCATCATGACCTTCGGTGAAGTTAAGATGGTCCATGGCAAAGCAGGGCGCGCGGAAACCGCCACTGATCCAGCCCAGTTGGACATGAGCGAATCGGTGATCACACTCAAACCCCATGACGACTGGCCGACAATTCCCGTCACACGTTGGTATAGCGATACGGCCCCATCGTGGGTTCAGGGAGGCCTGAGAACAATCTGGCCGGATCGCCGACAGCGTACCGTTTCGGAGCTATCGCGCGATCTTGATGCGGCCTTGCGCATGCCGGGTTACCAGATGGCGATTGCACCGCCCATCCGCACACGGATTGACATGCTCACAACCGGGGTGCGGACCCCGGTAGGCGTCAAGGTGTTTGGTCCCGATCTCGCAGGCATCGAGCGCTTGAGCGTAGCTCTTGAGGGGGCGTTGCGGACAGTTCCGGGAACGCGCAGCACCTTCGCCGAGCGTCAGAGCGGACGGGAGTACATCGACATTGAACCAAGGCGAGATGCGATAGCCCGATATGGTTTGACCGTGCGGGACGTTCAGGATCTGGTCGAGGCTGCGATCGGGGGCATGCCAGTGTCCACTGTCATTGATGGCAGAGCCCGATATTCCGTAAACGTCCGCTACGCGGCCGACTTCAGGGCCGACCCGCAGGCTCTGAACGAACTGCTCGTCCCGATCCCGGCACCCAAGACTTTGTCGTTCACCGAAGGCCGAACGGCAGGTGGCGGGTCATCGCCGGCGGGACAAAGCCAGGTTCAATCAGGCGCCGGGATGGACGCCATGGGCGGCGGCATGGGTAGCGGGGCCTCCGGCGGCAGTGGCACGAACAAGAATGCCGGGCCGATGAATGGAGCCGGCCGCACCGGTGCGGAGTGGAGCAATGGGCAGCAGGCCGGCTCCGTCGTACCCTTGGCGGCACTCGCGGACGTGAAAGTCGTCACCGGGCCGCCAATGATCAAGAACGAAAACGGCATACTGGTGGGCTACGTTTTCGCGGATATCGACACATCACAGCGCGACCTTGGCGGATGGGTGGATGATGCCAAAAGCGTCGTAGCAGATCGGATCGAAGTTCCACCTGGCTATCGCTTGCAGTGGACCGGACAGTATGAATTCATGGCGGAACTGACTTCGCGTTTGCGGACAGTGGTTCCCCTCACGGTCGTTCTGGTTGGCATATTGCTGTATCTGTCCATGGGAGGCTGGCAGCAAACCTTGCTGGTTATGCTGAGCTTGCCCTTTGCTATTGCCGGCAGCATCTGGCTCTTGGCACTCCTTGACTACAACCTTTCAACCGCTGTGTGGGTCGGATTGATCGCCGTCGGGGGGGTCGCGGCCCAGACCGGCACGGTGGTCGTGGTGTACCTCGACCAGGCTTATGCGGAAGCGGTGAAACAGGATCGGTTACGCACTGGGGACGATATCGATGCTGCTGTGATGGAGGGCGCTTCCCGGTGCCTTCGCCCGATGCTCATGACGGTCGCAACCACGGTGTTCGGGCTCATGCCACTGCTTTGGGAATCGGGCGTGGGCGCCGATCTTTCGGCGCGCACTGCCGCCCCCGTGGTTGGCGGCCTCTGGTTCTGCATGTTCCTGACTTTGCTCGTCATACCGGCCGCATATGCCCTGTGGCGTCACTCCCAGCTAAAGGCGTCCGGGACAGTACGGAGCGACGCGTAA
- a CDS encoding efflux RND transporter periplasmic adaptor subunit: MKTYSPRALIASAVIPVGVLIAILAFQAQREKWPFAPQHPSSEVAGRVKTAPGTAVAASTAAARAPVELTAKQVDMLGVQMEAAEVRKLEETVPGVATAVIDESRIVEVHPRVSGWLEQLYVRTTGQNVRAGQALGAVFSQELYASQLEYLAALRRANTAPASVVLAAGRTRLKVLGMSDGEIRQIERTRQANRLVTIVAPRSGFVLDRGATQGITVDPSTNILSIADVSQLWIIVEVAEAGAGRIQVGSPTSLTFPLSGRPPFIARVEFIYPMLTERTRSIRVRMSVPNIGGALRPGMYGSAQISAAPRNALTIGRDAVVDTGITQHVFVRSGDNRFEPRTIKLGAKVGDRVEVLDGLAAGELVVSAGVFLIDSESRLRASGATGHGGHGGSPQPAPAGQQTAPAAAAPAQHEHQP, from the coding sequence GTGAAAACCTACTCACCCCGCGCGCTCATTGCTAGCGCCGTCATTCCCGTTGGGGTCTTGATCGCAATCCTCGCTTTTCAGGCACAACGCGAGAAATGGCCCTTTGCACCACAGCACCCGTCCAGCGAAGTTGCCGGTCGCGTAAAAACTGCGCCGGGGACGGCGGTAGCGGCGAGCACCGCTGCAGCGCGGGCGCCGGTTGAGTTGACTGCGAAGCAAGTGGATATGCTTGGCGTTCAAATGGAGGCTGCCGAGGTCCGAAAACTTGAGGAAACTGTCCCAGGCGTCGCAACTGCGGTGATCGACGAATCCCGTATCGTCGAGGTGCATCCGCGAGTTTCAGGCTGGCTGGAGCAGCTTTACGTGCGGACTACCGGCCAGAATGTCCGGGCCGGACAGGCGCTCGGAGCGGTTTTCTCGCAGGAGTTGTACGCATCACAGCTGGAATATCTGGCAGCCTTGCGGCGCGCGAACACCGCGCCTGCAAGCGTCGTACTCGCAGCGGGCAGGACCCGGCTGAAGGTGCTCGGAATGAGCGATGGTGAAATCAGGCAGATTGAAAGGACCCGACAGGCCAATCGGCTCGTGACCATTGTGGCCCCGCGAAGCGGGTTCGTACTGGATCGCGGCGCGACCCAGGGGATTACCGTCGACCCCTCCACCAATATTCTGTCGATCGCCGATGTGTCGCAGCTCTGGATCATCGTCGAAGTCGCGGAAGCTGGTGCCGGACGGATCCAGGTCGGTTCGCCCACTTCGCTGACATTCCCTCTGTCAGGACGACCTCCCTTCATCGCGCGGGTCGAATTCATCTATCCAATGCTCACGGAAAGAACGCGATCAATTCGGGTTCGAATGTCCGTGCCCAACATTGGCGGTGCCCTGCGCCCGGGCATGTACGGCAGCGCCCAGATTTCGGCAGCACCACGTAATGCCCTCACTATCGGCCGCGATGCGGTGGTTGATACCGGTATAACGCAGCACGTCTTTGTCCGGAGTGGTGACAATCGGTTCGAACCTCGCACGATCAAACTCGGTGCGAAGGTTGGAGACCGGGTGGAAGTCCTGGATGGACTTGCGGCTGGAGAACTCGTCGTTTCCGCTGGAGTGTTCCTCATCGACTCTGAAAGCCGCCTGCGAGCATCGGGGGCGACCGGACATGGAGGGCACGGAGGTTCTCCTCAACCGGCACCGGCGGGACAACAGACTGCGCCAGCTGCTGCCGCGCCTGCGCAACATGAGCATCAACCATGA
- a CDS encoding TolC family protein gives MLNRIWVAAPLVLSVCVPHESKAQNIAETAAVREETSSLRSPLRLSDVAAIALQNRAEIAAAKARADALAQRPAIVSSLQDPMVSVSVDHYPFSAMMDGGRRYDRSISVEQQFPLSGVLSHRRSAAIAEAERATALTGVTELDVVLNAQRGFFMLLERRRMRPVIDEQITLASLLVDVAASRYASGGGAQADILRAEAEVARLQAKRQSLAAQIRGAEAMLNAGLGLPVDASVPELAYQPSLAEPASIAEVLELATDNRPELAVGTAEVKRAGAETRAMRSMYKPMATVKAGYAETMAEGPGAMLMVGISVPIWRRRLSSGVAEAQAMERMADADLEAMRRMVAGETLAAREDVIAAQVQVNLLRQDVLPRSKLAMDAALGSYSSGQGSLIAVVEAARALWQAQGDEVMAESALGEAWSKFERATGDSQRRRQ, from the coding sequence ATGCTAAACCGTATCTGGGTAGCTGCGCCCCTCGTGCTTTCGGTATGTGTGCCGCACGAAAGCAAAGCACAAAACATCGCTGAAACTGCAGCTGTGCGCGAGGAAACCTCCAGCCTCCGCTCGCCTTTGCGCCTATCGGACGTGGCGGCCATTGCTCTGCAGAACCGGGCCGAAATAGCGGCGGCAAAAGCCCGTGCCGATGCTCTTGCTCAGCGCCCCGCCATCGTGTCTTCCCTCCAGGATCCAATGGTGTCGGTTTCGGTCGACCACTACCCATTCAGCGCGATGATGGATGGTGGACGGCGTTACGATCGAAGTATCAGTGTCGAACAGCAATTCCCGCTATCGGGTGTTCTTTCCCATCGGCGCTCCGCCGCCATTGCCGAGGCAGAGCGAGCAACGGCGCTTACGGGCGTGACCGAGTTGGATGTTGTACTCAATGCCCAGCGCGGATTCTTCATGTTATTGGAACGCCGCAGGATGCGGCCCGTAATCGACGAACAGATCACGTTGGCCAGTTTGCTCGTCGATGTGGCCGCAAGTCGCTATGCGAGCGGCGGTGGCGCACAAGCCGACATCCTCAGGGCCGAGGCCGAGGTCGCCCGCCTGCAGGCGAAACGGCAGTCCCTCGCCGCCCAGATCCGCGGCGCCGAAGCGATGCTTAACGCGGGCCTCGGCCTGCCTGTGGATGCTTCAGTTCCGGAACTGGCTTATCAGCCCAGCCTTGCCGAGCCGGCGTCAATTGCAGAAGTGCTCGAACTGGCCACGGACAACCGGCCCGAGCTCGCGGTGGGAACCGCAGAGGTAAAGCGCGCTGGCGCAGAAACTCGCGCGATGCGCTCGATGTACAAACCCATGGCGACCGTAAAAGCTGGGTATGCCGAGACCATGGCCGAGGGTCCCGGAGCGATGCTGATGGTCGGCATCAGCGTTCCCATATGGCGGCGACGCCTGAGTAGCGGAGTCGCAGAGGCACAGGCCATGGAGCGCATGGCAGACGCCGATCTGGAAGCCATGCGCCGGATGGTCGCTGGCGAAACCCTTGCAGCGCGCGAAGACGTGATTGCAGCCCAGGTGCAGGTCAACCTGTTGCGCCAGGATGTGCTGCCTCGATCAAAATTAGCGATGGATGCGGCGCTTGGCAGCTATTCGTCGGGGCAAGGGTCCCTCATCGCGGTCGTCGAGGCCGCTCGGGCGCTTTGGCAGGCACAGGGGGATGAAGTCATGGCCGAAAGTGCATTGGGCGAAGCCTGGTCCAAGTTCGAACGGGCGACCGGGGACAGCCAGCGGAGGCGCCAGTGA
- a CDS encoding metal-sensing transcriptional repressor, whose amino-acid sequence MSHAANKELINRLKRAHGHLATIVRMIEENRDALETAQQLQAVVSALNKAKTVLVADHIEHHLEEAIGPLSPETREQLGKLTELAKYL is encoded by the coding sequence ATGAGCCACGCTGCAAACAAGGAACTGATCAATCGCCTGAAACGTGCACACGGTCATTTGGCGACGATTGTCAGGATGATCGAGGAAAATCGCGACGCGCTGGAAACGGCGCAGCAGTTGCAGGCAGTCGTAAGTGCTCTGAACAAGGCCAAGACAGTGCTGGTTGCCGATCATATCGAGCATCATCTTGAAGAAGCGATTGGTCCCTTGTCGCCTGAGACCCGCGAGCAGCTCGGCAAACTAACGGAACTGGCGAAATACCTTTGA
- a CDS encoding nickel/cobalt efflux transporter translates to MTDFTYLLQQGGAHAWLFIPSAILLGALHGLEPGHSKTMMAAFIIAVRGTVRQAVLLGLAATLSHTAVVWLVALAGMWAFEGLRAEDTEPYFQLASGLIIIALAVWMLWRTRREQQEASHFHHEHEGHHLGHDHDHGYNHRHNDHHEPSDEEVPAIELATGGYVDAHEMEHAEDIRRRFANREVTTGQIALFGLTGGLIPCPGAITVLMLCLQLKKVALGAVVVVSFSVGLALTMVASGVLAALSVKHMAQRWSGFGEIVRKAPYVSGVIILLVGAYVGISGWLHLLAA, encoded by the coding sequence ATGACCGACTTCACTTATTTGCTCCAGCAGGGCGGCGCTCATGCGTGGCTGTTCATCCCCAGTGCGATCCTCCTGGGGGCATTGCACGGGCTCGAGCCCGGCCACTCCAAGACCATGATGGCGGCGTTTATTATCGCCGTGCGAGGAACTGTCCGGCAGGCGGTCCTGCTAGGGCTGGCGGCCACCCTATCACATACGGCCGTCGTCTGGTTGGTCGCGCTGGCTGGCATGTGGGCATTCGAAGGCCTGCGCGCAGAAGATACCGAGCCCTATTTTCAGCTGGCATCGGGCCTGATCATCATCGCCCTGGCTGTCTGGATGTTGTGGCGCACGCGCCGCGAGCAACAGGAAGCCAGCCACTTCCACCACGAGCATGAAGGGCACCACCTAGGTCACGATCATGATCATGGCTACAATCACCGCCATAACGATCATCACGAGCCCAGCGATGAGGAAGTCCCCGCCATCGAACTGGCAACTGGCGGCTACGTCGACGCCCATGAAATGGAACACGCTGAAGACATCCGCCGCCGTTTTGCCAATCGCGAGGTGACCACTGGCCAGATCGCCCTGTTCGGCCTGACGGGCGGCCTTATCCCCTGCCCCGGCGCGATAACCGTGCTCATGCTGTGTCTGCAATTGAAAAAGGTCGCCTTGGGCGCGGTTGTCGTCGTCAGTTTCAGCGTCGGCTTGGCCCTGACCATGGTGGCATCAGGCGTGCTGGCGGCGCTCAGCGTGAAACACATGGCGCAGCGCTGGTCGGGGTTTGGCGAGATCGTCCGCAAGGCACCTTACGTGTCGGGCGTTATCATACTGCTTGTTGGTGCCTACGTCGGGATCAGCGGGTGGCTGCATCTGCTCGCGGCATGA
- a CDS encoding MFS transporter has translation MALPKNADLPKISRTVWTLGLVSMFMDISSEIVHALLPLFLTVTLGTSVALVGVIDGIAEATASISKVFSGYLSDRIGRRKPLILLGYGLGALSKPLFALAAGPVPVLGARLIDRIGKGLRGAPRDALVADVTPLEIRGRAYGLRQALDTVGAFAGPLAAIGLMAIFSDDMRAVFWVAVIPGLIAVLLVIFGIEGHRDKLAPADARVPLRIANLRKLERGFWLVVCIGVMFTMARFSEAFLILKANEDGLPLALAPLVLVVMNVVYSLGAYPAGAFADDGGAQRPLFYGLACLVAADMFLASRLGMVGTFTGIALWGGHMALTQGLLAQLVAERAPEALRGSAFGIFNLATGITMLAASVLAGVLWDHAGPSATFIAGGGFAGLAALLIWCRQIVSSRRRGGIR, from the coding sequence TTGGCACTGCCCAAGAACGCAGATTTGCCGAAGATTTCCCGAACGGTCTGGACGCTCGGCTTGGTCAGCATGTTCATGGATATCTCGTCGGAGATCGTCCATGCGCTGCTGCCGCTGTTTCTGACCGTGACCCTGGGCACCAGCGTGGCGCTGGTTGGAGTAATCGATGGTATCGCCGAGGCGACCGCATCCATTTCCAAGGTGTTCTCAGGATATCTGTCCGATCGGATCGGACGCCGAAAGCCGCTGATTCTTTTGGGATATGGACTTGGCGCATTGTCCAAGCCGTTGTTCGCGCTCGCCGCGGGCCCAGTGCCGGTTCTCGGAGCCCGATTGATCGACCGGATCGGCAAGGGGCTGCGCGGTGCGCCTCGCGACGCATTGGTTGCCGATGTCACTCCGCTCGAGATCCGGGGCAGGGCCTACGGTCTACGCCAAGCGCTTGATACCGTCGGCGCATTTGCTGGCCCACTTGCGGCGATCGGCCTCATGGCCATTTTTTCCGACGACATGCGAGCCGTGTTCTGGGTTGCCGTCATTCCAGGACTTATCGCCGTTCTGCTCGTCATTTTCGGTATTGAGGGGCACCGCGACAAATTGGCACCCGCCGACGCGCGTGTACCATTGCGGATAGCGAATCTGAGAAAGCTGGAACGCGGCTTCTGGCTGGTGGTCTGCATCGGTGTGATGTTCACAATGGCTCGGTTCAGCGAAGCATTCCTGATCCTGAAGGCCAATGAAGACGGCTTGCCTCTGGCGCTTGCGCCGCTCGTTCTGGTCGTCATGAACGTCGTTTATTCACTCGGCGCCTATCCCGCTGGAGCATTCGCCGACGATGGGGGAGCGCAACGGCCATTGTTCTACGGCCTTGCCTGCCTTGTCGCCGCCGACATGTTCCTGGCATCGCGGCTGGGCATGGTCGGCACCTTTACCGGGATCGCGCTATGGGGCGGTCATATGGCGCTGACCCAGGGATTGCTGGCTCAGCTTGTCGCCGAACGCGCGCCCGAGGCATTGCGGGGATCGGCCTTTGGCATATTCAATCTTGCCACTGGTATCACGATGCTTGCCGCCAGCGTGCTCGCAGGGGTATTGTGGGATCATGCCGGACCGTCGGCAACATTCATCGCAGGCGGTGGGTTTGCAGGACTTGCAGCCTTGTTGATCTGGTGCCGCCAAATCGTGTCATCACGGCGTCGAGGCGGTATCAGGTGA